The Theileria equi strain WA chromosome 2 map unlocalized gcontig_1105316255037, whole genome shotgun sequence genomic sequence TCTTCTCTCTTGTGTGTATTGGAAGAGATTATATCCTAATCAAACATCTCATGGTGTACCCTAGTGGATGGATGTTAgagggaagatgaaggtcttttccattcttctgaCCACCTGTCTACTGGGACTCTGCCATTGCAAGAGGTCCAAATTTGTCACTGATATACCAGTTATTGAGGTTCTAGACGACTATAGAGAAGATGAAGTTTGGACTAGTGATTTTGTAGAGGAGACAGAGACGCACAAATCTACCACATGGACTGGAAAGAAACAGGTGTGGGATCTGTCCAACGGAACTGTCCATGAAGTAGAGCATAGACCGTCATTGACTCGTAGACGTAACgatgaaaaggtagaaGATGTGGCAGTGGAGGATTCTAGGGTACTAACTCACTCCAGACACACTACTATTCTTGATATATCCAGTCCAAATTCATCTCAATGTCAATCCTTCGACTACACCTTTGACGGCAATGCGGTAAGACTCATTGTTCCTAATAAAGATACTACTGTTAAAAAGTTAGTAGATGGTGAAGAAAATGTTTATACTCTTTCATCTGGACAAACACTTGATCATGCTAAAGTCTATATTAATAACGATGGTAAAGCGGAGCTAGTTATTGTAGTAACTACTTTATCCGGCACTCCCAAGGAAACTTACCTGGAGCttaaagatggtaaatgggtatCTTGTAATGACAAAGATGCCAAGATGAAGAGCTTAGTTTCTACTGCAAAACGGAAATCAGGCTTTGAACTTGACCTTGCATCAACTAGTAGTACTAATGAATGTAGCATCTTTGAAACAGAATTACTAGGTATTACCACTAGACACTTTTACCCTAAACCTGGCCATGTCGCTATCcaagtaaaggatggtaataaaGAGCTATGGGAACCCACAAAGCCTATTCTTAGTAATATATCGGGGATCCAAGGAAGGCATAATGGATACTATAAACGATGGGTATTTTGCCTTTCTTGccttatttataaacatgGTGATAAGGAGTTACTAGAGATTACACTTGTGGTAGATAATGGCTCATTAGGGTATAAACACTTTGAGAAGTGTGGCAAGGAGTGGATGGAGATTAACAAGACAGACTTTGATCAGAAGCTTAATGAAATGAGTAAATCTGGATCACCTCCTACTCCATCTCAATCTAAATAGTGACTCCTTACACCGtgtggatataatgcagtataaGTTCCCTGCCGTTAGACTGTTATGtttaattaatggtagtctctTATACGTATAGACAACGGTGAGTATTACTAGTAGATCCTACAAATCTTTCTAGCACATAGCCCTTCCTCTATGAACAGGTGACAGGAGGTAACTCTTTGCACCCCTGAAAACCCGTAGGCTCTACAAGGGTAATGTAGAATAACCTAGACCTAGGGCAGTTTAATCAATTAACTGTTGCATTAAAGAAAAAATGAGTGTGCGGGTATCTCTTGTGACGTAGTGTAAATCAAATCTGTAACAGGCAACGTTTCATATACTCAAAACCGTGCACTTTGCGTAGATTATAAACGCATCAAAATTTACTAAACATGCACATTACGCTAATTACTACCATAAATTTTTAGCCTTGGTGTAAGCTCTATAACATCCTTGTACAACTGAATTAGCGACTGTATCTCCACTATACAACTTTCTTCCATAGGTTTAATCTCATCTATGGCTAGTCCAAAAGAATCCGATAAAACCGGGTAAAAGTAGCAAAGGATCCATGGATCCATAAAGTAGTGCTGGGTGTCTAAAATGGACTATAGCCGTAAAAACCATAAATCCTCAGTAAAGTCCGTAATAATCAAAAAATAACTATAATAACGGCAGAAATCCTTATGTATTTCCTACACAGATTAAGCACAATAAATACAAAACGTGCATGCAAATCGATTCGTGAGATATGAGCGGCATCCATTTGTCAATCCTTATCCTTAATATGTTGTTTATTTATGTCTAGTGGATGGGGTATTCTTACGCAATCTAGTCGATCTTTGGTTCGTGTTTATTCATATTTATTGTAGActttaaaaaataaaatctGTTGAACGTGTTAGGCTAGTTTATGGTCACTCATCATACTTTGTATCATAAGAAGAAATGAACAGTCTTGTAATATTCTATCTTGTCTGTATTCTAGAATTGTGCCACTGTGGAGATTCTCCAAGCTCAGAAgagattccaaagaatTCTTCCGAATCTGATTGTTCGGATCCAGTTATCGTCGATTTATCTTATCCGGATCCATACCTCTTTCAAATATTTGATCACAACTATAACGACAATGAAATCAGACTGATAGCTCCGCACAAGGATGTCGTTTCATCCACAGTAATGGTTGGAGACCAACTCTTGTGGACCGCTAGAGAGGGAAAAAAGTTTGAATATTCAAAAATCTACCTGGATGCTGAGGGTAAATTTGCACTCATATTTGTTGCTAATGACGCCCCTGAGGACATGGAAAAGAACTATTTTGAACTCAAGGAGGGAAGATGGGTGAGCTGTCCAAATACATACCTTGAGGTAATAAAGCGTCTAAAGATTCCGGTAGAGAAGAAGGGAGAAATAACTATAAGACTTGAGGAAAGAGAAGACACCGACATACTGCGTGTGTTTGATTCGTATGTCTTGGGAGCTAATGCAATACGCCACTTCCCAAGACCTGGGTATATTTGTAAGAATGTTACATATAGGGGCAAATCACTATGGAGTGCAGCGGAAGGAACAAATGAAGTGTGCCTATCCTCAGCTATATACCCAAATGGAGAAAGTCCTCTCGTTCTTTTAGCTACTAGAGGGGATGGCAATATGGATTGTCTCTGCTTTGAAAGGGTAGGAGATTACTGGAATGAAATTTCAGGAGGTgaatttgatgaaaaagtaGATGCTATAACTGGGGGAGATATCGATGCAGCCGATTATAGATGAGCCCAGGTGGATGTTAGATTTAATACACAAAATCGACTTCCtcacaaatttataaactctaGTCCATGTATACTAGGCAAATGaagatataaaatacaataATCTATTCTAGAGTTAATGtttccagaattttcaTTCACTTTATGCAACAACTCTTCAACCAAAGGTAtctctgcatgcacatCATGTTGTAGAAATTAGGAAGAGATAATAGTTGTGACCTCTAGAGGTCTTACAGGGAAACTAATTAGCACATTGtaaataaaaatggagagaattATTCATTCCATTTGTAAGGTGAATTGTTGTTGGCCCATTCTCAGCTCCTTCCATATATTCTGTATCCATCCTAAAATAGGACCGTAAAAGATTTTATAGTGTCgaaccattaaaatatgtATAGGAAACTTACAAATGATGTAGAGAACGAAGTGTATGTCTAAGGCCGGTCAATATCCCCATCATTTCTGGGTTTCACTCCCACTGACAATCTCTAAAACATCAATATCAATAGATCCCAGATATTTTACGTTTTATTTATGTTATTAGCTTGTAGATGCTATAGAAATTTGTCTCCATTTGTCTAGTTTGTCGTTGTAATACCTAATCAAACTACTTACAAAGCGAGACTGTAAAACTGCATGCACATTACTTTCCAGTTTTAAACGGTTATACTGTTATATAGAACATCTCAGTTTACTTTATAACTATCAATTCGTCTTTTGTATCGATATTTGTAGTATATCCATCAATTTAAATATGGAAACTGGAGAGATAAATGAAAGGATGAAGACGTAGTATGACTGAAACAAGGACAGTCGTTATTGATCTTGGAAATTACCCCAATGCTCGTGGATTTAGTGGTAGTGGAAAGACTTATACATATGATAACGGATGTGTTACAATAACTCTAAACGAAAGTCCCATCGGACTTCCAGGATATAAGAGTGTGACGCATAAACCAACTAATGGCAAAGACATTATTGGCCGTATTGTACATAATCTTACTCCTCAGGATGGATTCTCTAACAATCTTTCCGAATATCCAAGTGTCTCAGTCTTTTACTGGTCAGGGGATAATAGTTTTAGAAACCCTCTCCTAGTTCAACTTGgtgagaagaatgaatacTACACAGATGGTGGTAGTGGTAGTTGGGAAAAGGAAAACGAAGAAAAGGAACTCTTAAATCTTTTAGATGAAATAAACTGTACATGGAGTTCCGCTCACATTATTGACATTCATGAGAAATCTGTGCCGTCTTACAATTGTTCCTCTTGTCAAAACTCAATCACTTTAATTTCCAGAAGTATCAACAATAAATACACTAGAGTCACTCATAGTCCTGGTGGGCTAGTTGGCAGACTAAAGAATGGTTCTCAAAACATTACTGATATTCCAATAACAAAGAACTTTTCTGCAGTTTATGTTTATTGGTATCCTAAGGATGAAAAACCGCTCCTAATTCGTCTATCCCCAGAAGATGAATCCAAGAGTACTACCTTATGGTACAAGAGAGAGCCTAATGGTAATACATGGACCAAAGTAGATAGTAGTCTACCATCTGATCATATGGATTGCAAAAACATCCTAAAACTTCTCAAGGAGGTATCACCAAatcaagatgaagatgatagAGAAAGTGAGTGCAAAGAACCAGAACATAAACTAGAAGCTGAATCTACCGCTTCTGAAAAAGCTACTTCTCAAGATCTTCAAACTGGTACTCCCGCTACTACCATCGTTGGGGCAGCTCTTGGAACTGTAGTAGGTGTGATTGCTATTAGTGTTCTTCTATGGAAGAGAAACGTCATTAAAAAAGCTGCTCTTGCGACTTTTAGTGCTTCTGTATAGAATGCATGAACTTCCATAGAGTAGCATAATCAAGATCTTTAGGCTACTATAACCTGTCTTTTAAAGGGATTTGTATCACCTCAGGGTACAAAGTATCTTAGGATAGCACAAGTGCCtcattttccatataaAGTTGCTATCTTCACCGTAAACACTGTAGATTTGTAAACAGAATGAGGTATGTTCGGTGTTAAACACCCGAATAAATCCGAATTTAGCCACTGAATGAGAGGTTGGGAACAGCTTATACTCACAATCCTCATGACTTGATACCCGAAGTTTTTTACGGTAGAagtaaaatatggaaagctAAAGGTAGAGAAAGTTGTGAGTTTGTTGAAGTAGCTATTGATGATAAGGGGAACGGAATGGCATATCCTAATCTAAAAGGCAAGGGATACATAAAATATCCCTTTAAAGCTGTCGTAAATAGCACTGGAGATAGTTCCACATCGAATCCATCAGGTGATAGCCCAGCAAATGAAGGTCAGAATGGTTGATATAAAAAACCTATAAGGCAACAACAATGGTAATAAGACTCAGAATGATACCAAACAATAACGCAGTACAAGATGCCAAGAGAAAGCTGCCCATTCCAAATGGTAGAAGCATCTTTAGGCAGACAACAGCTGCAACATGCTCTCATTCTCTGTACATGCCATAAGTATCCTTATGGTCTATACATAATGCAGGGTGGTCCACATAACCCTTCTTCTTACCGCTTGGAATTATGAATGAGCCTTTTCGGAATCCCACGGCTATGCCAAATCCAGGTGACCTATCATGCAGATAATTCCATTCCTTAGAGCAACCAGAGAGTCTCCAATTAATGTGTAAAGGGTATATACGAGATGTCCAGAGAATGACTCCATAATACTAAACTGTCTATTCATAGTTACCTTCAGGAGTGGTGGACCCCTCCACAACTATTCTCAAGTCCCTCAAGAGCATTAAACTATAGAAATTTTAATGAGAATTGCCATTCAAAAGTGTTTAATGTACAGCCcatgaggaagagaaattcgcaagtcgggataattatcactACCTTTCTCCCCATCGGCATTTACATTTGCAGGGAGTCCTCTTAAAGTACTCCATAGAATGGAGTAACGGGATGCATAACTCTTGGCAGAATACTAGAAGCATTGCAGGAATGCAAGGTTCCCATAGGTAAAGGGGCCAGGACCAGATTCTTGCAATGGACGAGTGCCCTGGAAGGCCTGAAATGCATCAATTCTCCGCCTTGATGGAGCGGGACGAGATTCCCATGGCTGATAGTCTAGGCGCCGTGTAACATTTTGGTGACATGATCATTCCCTGAGGTTTCCTCTATGCCCATTTCCGGCAGATTAGTAATGGGTCTCTCATTCTCCCATTTCCTGGCTCATGGCCAAGAGAGGCGCTTTGTGGATGATTTAGGGCCCCTTGTCGCCTGGGTTAAGCTCAATTCCTCGGGGTTATCGAGTTTGTCTGGGTTTAGGCCTAATGCGGTGAATGTCCCCAAAGACACTAGTCGTTGAGCCGATACCAAATGTGTAGCTTTATCATGATAAAACTAGTCAAGAAGTTGTGAGAAATGGTTTCAGGCTGGCGGTTTTGAGGTGGGTGGCGACACATCCGGCCAGTCTCGGGAGTGTGACCGCGCGGAGCCACACATGCAGGGTTTATACgttttaaattttgttgTCATTGCTTTATGAGTGGAAGGTTCTGTTGAGAGCGGAGAAAAGCCGAGAAAGTCACTTGGCACCATAAGGGGTGTCGCATGTGTTGCCGTTTCTGGCTGTAACTGTTCCACATCTGCAATCTGCGGCGTAGTCCCACGCCATCATTAAGAAACGATAACGCAGGCGCAAGACTCCAGAGTCTAACTGCGTCTTAGCGGTCCGTTTGGTCTCGCGATGTGCATGTTGGGGTAACGACCAATCGCCCAGGCCTCGGCATTATCCTTTAATTTCTGGACGGGCGGATGGAATCTCGAATTTGAGAAGGACACCGCGTTAGCCTTTGTATTTTAGTTCCTGGAAAGGATACATTCCTCTGTACTTCACGCCTTGGGATTCTAGCACACGTCAGAGAATCCCGAGAGAATCACACATTAGAAGGAATAACGCCTCCGAAAAATGGAGAAGGTAGCAGTTCCTCCGGAGAACGAGTACCATTTCTGGGAGAGTGAGTTGGAGCTGACCAGGAAGACGTCCAAGGCGCCAGATGGTAGGAAGTTCAAATACTTTGACGACAGAGGcatcttcaactttgtctttatggCATGGATGTCCAAGTGGGCCAGAGAAACAGCAAAGAGATACCTGGACCCTTATATGATCCACCCACTTCCACTGGCAGACCAGATACTCTACTGGCAACCAATCTTCTCAAAACACGTTAGTGATGGTATCGCAAGTCTGGAGGCATATGAATACATGGGTAAGGATGGGCGAAAGCGAGCCCCCAAACCCGTGAAACACATTCTCTGCAGAGCCATCTTCCTTACCTTTTGGAAGAGACTACTCACCATATTTGTTGGTGTTGTTGTTATGAATGGTGTTGGCATGAGTATTGCCATTTTTCTTCACAAGCTGCTTGGTCTATTGTCTGATAGAGACTTTAGGTTCATGGCATTTTTAGGATTGGCCCTCTCCATCATCCTCATGGAATTGTTCAAGGAAATTTGCATGGACCACATCAACTACTACGTGCAAAGACTCGAAATTGTTATGGACTCAGCCGTTCGCACTTCATTGTTTCAGCATGGACTATGCTATAGAAGGAGCCAATTTGGGAACTTCCAGGCAAAGGGAGGACAGTGCAACAGTATCATTCATGGATGTTCTGGAGAAAGCTTGTGCACATACAATCCACTTCTCTGCCCAGCTAGACGTTACAAGAACAATGATTTCACACCAAAGATCTATCCTCTAGTGCTAAATGACCCATACTACATTCCGCTCTTTGTGGAGTTCATGGCAGGAATGATTGATTTTCTGACGGCCTTCACATACGGtatgattttaatgagTAGCCAATTCAACATGGGAGCAATGACTATTCTCTTAATCTCTCTCTCCTTGGTAGGATGCATGATTATTATGGAAGTTCTCAATGGCCTCCTAATGAAGTTCTACTTTGGAATCAGAGACCATAGAATTACCAAGATTAATGAGGTGATTCCAAACTTGCTCTTGATTGAAAGAGTGGCTCTAGATGATATCGGTCAAAATGCCATTACAGAGGCTAGAAATGATGAACTCAACATCGTTCTTGTCCGTTTCATTCTCTCCCTCTTCAACAAGATCTTGTTTACCGCCATTATTTGTGTGGACATTATTCTTGTTGTAAATGATTTCATGGGACAAGTTAAGGATGCCACTGATGTAAAGAGTATAAGACCTGCTGAGCT encodes the following:
- a CDS encoding signal peptide containing protein (encoded by transcript BEWA_039790A) translates to MKVFSILLTTCLLGLCHCKRSKFVTDIPVIEVLDDYREDEVWTSDFVEETETHKSTTWTGKKQVWDLSNGTVHEVEHRPSLTRRRNDEKVEDVAVEDSRVLTHSRHTTILDISSPNSSQCQSFDYTFDGNAVRLIVPNKDTTVKKLVDGEENVYTLSSGQTLDHAKVYINNDGKAELVIVVTTLSGTPKETYLELKDGKWVSCNDKDAKMKSLVSTAKRKSGFELDLASTSSTNECSIFETELLGITTRHFYPKPGHVAIQVKDGNKELWEPTKPILSNISGIQGRHNGYYKRWVFCLSCLIYKHGDKELLEITLVVDNGSLGYKHFEKCGKEWMEINKTDFDQKLNEMSKSGSPPTPSQSK
- a CDS encoding signal peptide containing protein (encoded by transcript BEWA_039800A): MNSLVIFYLVCILELCHCGDSPSSEEIPKNSSESDCSDPVIVDLSYPDPYLFQIFDHNYNDNEIRLIAPHKDVVSSTVMVGDQLLWTAREGKKFEYSKIYLDAEGKFALIFVANDAPEDMEKNYFELKEGRWVSCPNTYLEVIKRLKIPVEKKGEITIRLEEREDTDILRVFDSYVLGANAIRHFPRPGYICKNVTYRGKSLWSAAEGTNEVCLSSAIYPNGESPLVLLATRGDGNMDCLCFERVGDYWNEISGGEFDEKVDAITGGDIDAADYR
- a CDS encoding hypothetical protein (encoded by transcript BEWA_039810A) translates to MTETRTVVIDLGNYPNARGFSGSGKTYTYDNGCVTITLNESPIGLPGYKSVTHKPTNGKDIIGRIVHNLTPQDGFSNNLSEYPSVSVFYWSGDNSFRNPLLVQLGEKNEYYTDGGSGSWEKENEEKELLNLLDEINCTWSSAHIIDIHEKSVPSYNCSSCQNSITLISRSINNKYTRVTHSPGGLVGRLKNGSQNITDIPITKNFSAVYVYWYPKDEKPLLIRLSPEDESKSTTLWYKREPNGNTWTKVDSSLPSDHMDCKNILKLLKEVSPNQDEDDRESECKEPEHKLEAESTASEKATSQDLQTGTPATTIVGAALGTVVGVIAISVLLWKRNVIKKAALATFSASV